GACAGGCTCGCCCATCGCGGGTCGATCTGCTGGTGGCTGTGATCGGCCGGCAGATCGTCCCAGTGCACCCCGCAGTCGGGGCACAGGCCTGGGCAGTCCTCCCGGCAGAGCGGGTTGGTCGGCAGTGTGAGCACCACCGCGTCCCGCAGCGCCGGTTCCAGGTCGATCAGATCGCCCTGCATCCGGCCCACCTCGTCCTCGTCGGTCGTGGTGTCCGTGGTGCTGTTCTCGTACGCGTACAGCTCCTGGATACGCACGACCACCGAGTCGTTGATCTCGCGCAGGCAACGGCTGCACTCGCCCCGGATGGGACCGCTGACGGTCCCGGAGACGAGCACCCCCTCGGACACCGACTCGAGCCTCAGGTCGAGGTCGAGGTCCGCGCCCTCCGGCACGCCGATCAACTCCACGCCGAGGTCCGCCGGTGCCGGCACGACCCGCTTGACCGTACGCAACGCACCAGGCCGACGCGGCAGGTCCCTC
This genomic stretch from Micromonospora krabiensis harbors:
- a CDS encoding YceD family protein, with protein sequence MPKHSPSLLDPRSPLVLDTRDLPRRPGALRTVKRVVPAPADLGVELIGVPEGADLDLDLRLESVSEGVLVSGTVSGPIRGECSRCLREINDSVVVRIQELYAYENSTTDTTTDEDEVGRMQGDLIDLEPALRDAVVLTLPTNPLCREDCPGLCPDCGVHWDDLPADHSHQQIDPRWASLSQLTRKEE